The stretch of DNA CTCGCCGTGCGGTGAACCTGCACGGCTGCGCACCGGCCTCCAGGGCTCCATTCCCTCAGATCCCGGCATTCGAGGCCCGCTGCATCCGCCCCGGCATCGTTCCCCTCCCTCACCGTACCGCAGTGGGTACGCCTCGGTCGGGCGCCTTGCCGGTGCGGCGCATCGACCCTCTCGGTGCACGGCCTCTTCGGGAACGGAACCCTGGAAGCCGGCCTCACTGCGCCCCCCGTTTTTCATACGGCGGGGGTACCCCAGGGAGTGTATTAGTCCGGGAGTGGGGCGCCCCCCTCCTACGGCGACTCCGCCGCGCCCTCCCGTTGCGTACGCATAGAGGCAGCGATCGCTCGCGCCGCCGCCGCCGGGTCGATCGCCTTCGTGATCGGCCGTCCGACGACGAGATAATCTGCGCCTCGACGGATCGCATCGGCCGGCGTCACCACCCGCTTCTGGTCCCCCACGGCGTCTTCCGGCATCCGCACCCCGGGAGTGACGAGGGTGACCCCCTTCCCGACCCGGGCTCGCACGGCCTCCACTTCCTTCGCGGAGCAGACGATCCCGTTGACCCCGCAGGAAACCGCGAGGTCGGCGAGTCGCGTCACCACCTCGGCCGCGCCGAGGGAGAACCCGACGTCGGCCAGGTCCTTGTCGTCCATGCTGGTGAGGACGGTCACGGCGAGGATCGTCGTCCCGGTGCCGCGAGCGGCTTCCGCGGCCGCCGTGAGCATCGCCCGCCCACCGGAGGCGTGGACCGTGGCGAACTTCACCCCGAGGGCGGCGGCGGAGCGGACGGCGCCGGCGACCGTGTTCGGGATGTCGTGGAATTTCAGGTCGAGAAAGGCGTCGAACCCGGCCTCGCGGATGCGGCGGACCAGTTCGGGACCGCCCCGGGGAAAAAGCTCCATCCCCACCTTGAACATCCCGACCTCGCCCGAAAGCGCCTTGACGGTCGCAAGCGCGGCATCGGGGGAGTCGGTGTCGAGGGCGACGATGATCCGGTTCTTCACGGGGCGCACTCCG from Deltaproteobacteria bacterium CG2_30_66_27 encodes:
- a CDS encoding orotidine 5'-phosphate decarboxylase — translated: MRPVKNRIIVALDTDSPDAALATVKALSGEVGMFKVGMELFPRGGPELVRRIREAGFDAFLDLKFHDIPNTVAGAVRSAAALGVKFATVHASGGRAMLTAAAEAARGTGTTILAVTVLTSMDDKDLADVGFSLGAAEVVTRLADLAVSCGVNGIVCSAKEVEAVRARVGKGVTLVTPGVRMPEDAVGDQKRVVTPADAIRRGADYLVVGRPITKAIDPAAAARAIAASMRTQREGAAESP